The region CAGCGTGGGTGCTGTTGAGAGAGCACAAAAAATGTATGAGGCAAGTTTCCACCATTTTGTGTATGGCCTTAAAAGTGGGGGCAAGGAAACACTTTAGTGTGCTGTTGAGAGAGCACAAAAATGTATGAGGCATGTTTCCACCATTGTGTGTGGCCTTAAAAGTGGGGGCAAGGAAACACTTGAGGGGATAGTGTGCTGTTGAGAGAATATAAAAATACTTGAGGTATGCTTCCGTCATTTTGTGTATGGCCTTTAAAAGTGAGGGGCAAGAAAGCACTTGAAGGGACAGTCTGCTGTTGAGAGAGCACAAAAATGTTTGAGAGGCATGCTTCCTCCATTTTGTGTATGGCCTTAAAAGTGTGGAGCAAAGAAACACTTGAGGGGATAGTGTGCTGTTGACAGAACACAAAAATATTTGAGTTATGCTTCCGCCATTTTGTGTATGGCCTTAGAAGGGGGGCAAGGAAATACTTGAGGGAATAGTCTTGGCCTTAGTCTTGCCATAGCCCTCCAATGTGCTGCAGCTTCTTCTAACCTCACGTCTCTTCTTCCTTTAGCCATTGGTCCGAACCCCTTGTCGTCAGTGTGCTGTGGTATCCAGCTCTGGGCAGATGTTGGGTTCACATTCGGGGAAGGAAATTGACGACAAAGAATGTGTCCTGCGTATGAACCAGGCTCCCACACAAGGCTATGAGGATGACGTAGGTGCCCGGAGCACCATTCGGATGGTTTCCCATACCAGTGTTCCCTTACTGCTGAGGAACCAGTCTTACTTCTTCAGACAGGCCCGGGACACCATCTACATCATTTGGGGCCCCACAAAGCTGATGAACCGGGAGAAGGTGGGCATGGTTTATAGGACACTCCTGAAGGTGAAGGAGATGTATCCCAGCTTGCACCTCTACACGCTGACTGAGAGGATGATGACCCACTGCGATGATCTCTTCCAGGTCGAGACAGGGAAAGACAGGTGAGAGCTGGTTAGCGGGACGCCCACAGCTAGAGGGATGTGGTGAAACTGCTCTTTGGTGTTTTGCAGGAGTTAGTGGACTTGGTTCTTTTTCATCTGAGTTCTTTGGTCGTCTTTTGCTGTCTTTCTCTTCGCAGCTGGAAACAGAAGATGGTTTTGTTCTAAATGACTAGGGTCAGTATGCATTTAGGCAGATTGTGGCTGCATCCCCATGGCCGTAACGTTCATGGTTCTTCTGCCACCACTAAAAATGCAGAGGCATTTGCAGCGGCATTGGAACACCCACACCATAGCTTTTCCCGCACCTTCCTTGTCCCAGCCCacccttggcagccattttttttaaaaaaatccttcatTGGCCCAGAAGGGGAGAAGAATGGCATTGGGTGTATGAGGCAAGGAAAATGGCGGTAATATGGATGGGACCTCTGTCAATGCACACCTTCCTTTCCACACAGCATACAAAGGTCCATACCAAGATCATGTTGTGTTGTGTTTAGGAAGGTTCTCAGCAAAACAGAAGAAAACACGCAAGGCAATGGAGCGGAGACCTGTCTCGTCTAGCCACTCCCCCCACAAACAGCTCAGTCCAGTTCAGGCTCCCGGCTGGAGCAGAACCGCCCTGTGGGGGCAGCCTCTGACCTAGCTGAGGTGGTCATCCACGTCCAGGTGGTATCCCTTCTGACTGCAGGTGCAGGCTTTCAGTATTGTATGACCAGCTTGAGACGGGCAGCAGAACTGAGTGATAAAGCTGATGCTagtgaactgctctttgcccaacttgcctggtgtggctgctgccggcattgttgccaagtttgtctctctctgcaGCTTAgtgaaaggggcttttaagaaggtgcctgcaggctgcagtgggggccatgggtggcggGGAGGGCGCCCAGACTCTGACGTAATTttcaagggggcccccaagattttgactgcctaggggcctccacagggtttaatccggcgctGTTTACCTCGCTCCCCTCGCACGCTGAAAGCTAGCAGCTGAGCATTTACACACTCTGGTGCCTGAAATAATGCTCACAGCTGTTGCTTTGCCTGTGGAGGCTGCTGCGTTTGCAGACTGAAATGCTGACTAGGCAGGAAATGAAAGCAGCTGTGCTGTTTGAAACCACAGTTTGCCTGTTCATTCAGACACTTAGGCTGTTGTGGTGTAGGTTCTGAACAGTGGAGAGCACAAGACGTGGCGTGGCACTGTGTCTGGAAGAAAGACTTCTCCCTCACGTGGTGTTTCTCTCCGTGCAGGGAGTCTTTTTCGTGGAGCAGCTTCAAAATTCATAGCGCAGCATTGAAATGTATGAATTCTGGTCTGAAGTGTTACCATCAAGTAGAATCTgcagggggtggaggtggggagtCTTGTCGCGTTAGTGACAGGGGCCGATTCCACCCTCCAGTAGCCCCATGTCTCTCAAATTGCAGGATGAAGTCTGGCTCCTATTTGAGCACCGGCTGGTTCACCATGGTCTTAGCGATGGAGATGTGTGAGCAGATCTTTGTCTTCGGCATGGTCAACGAAACCTACTGCAGGTATGGTCATGAGGTGGTTCGTTAAGTAACCCAAGTGTtcatttggtttttttaaaagcagggctGGGCTGTGGAGAGCCAgaaatgctacaataaaatttgttagtctaaaaggtgctactggactctttactattaaGAAGAAAACGAGtagttgaatttatatcctgctgtttcactcagattctcagagcgggttacaatctccttcccttcctcaccccacaacagacaccttgtgaggtaggtggggctgagagagctctgagagaactgtaactggcccaaggtcacccagcagctgcatgtggaggagttagagtccaccactcttaactctTAACAGGTTATAGTTCACTATTCTtagccactaccccaaactggctctcaccctaACCTTATTTCACAAGATGGTTGTTGTaaaagataaaatagaggagacaaGAAGGATATTTTGATTATTTTACAAGGATGTTGTAAATCGCTTTGGGCTCCTTTAAAGGGAAAAGAATGTTCACATGACCTTTAAGCAGTCAGCAACAGTGATCATGCGAGAGTGGAAAACGTTttcattcttgtttttttccttttataTCTTTCATTTCTGTTAATGCCACTTATATCATATAATGCATTtgtcattttctctggggaacgCCAGTCCAGCTGGCCAGTTTCAAAACAATAGTTAACCCGTGCTTAGATGCCTGTCCCTTGGAAGCAGATATATCCAGTCTCTCACACAGacacaaaatacattttttttatctTGTTTTACTCAGTACAAACTAAACATGCCCTaaatccaggcctcggattcagtgggagctcacaggagcatggctcctgaacctttctgagagttccacctcttcctcctgagagttccacctccttgtccattgaatagtaggtgcagctgcataacaatccctggatgagctccaccacctatttttctacaaaatgacccctgcctaaaCCTATTTGGAGTATCTCTGGTAGCACTGGAAAAAAGGTTGGTTTGAAATATTCTAGAGAATACGTGCTTTTAGTGAATAATTTCACCCGAGTCATGCATGGACTAATtttccaatttttaaaagaagtttaaaTCCCTGCCAAATGGGTTTCCAAACCTGCCCTTTCTTTTTACTCTTTATGGCAGAGACAAGAGCCAGCCTCCTGTGCCTTACCACTACTTTGAGAAGGGCAAGCTGGATGAATGCAGGATGTACCTGGCCCATGAAAGAGCTCCACGCGGGGGGCACCGCTTCATCACAGAGAAAGCCGTCTTCTCTCGCTGGGCCAAGAAGAGGAACATTATCTTCTCTCACCCTTCGTGGCTAGGTGGCTAAAGGGGCTTCTGGCCATTGGACTCTGTTGCGACTTGAAACACTGTGCCTGGTTGGCGGGTGGGTGCCTTTGCGGCCATTTCCTGGGGAGCCACGTCAGTTGAGTTGCCGACGCTGAAGTGCCCTCAGGAGGGAGAGTGTGAAGAGGAAGGAACCTTCGGGGACCAAGCGGCCATCTTGAGAAGGCTGCTCCCTGGATCACCCTGTTGACTGTTGTACTAGTATTGAATCAGGATTAATATTGTAATTCTGGGTTTTATGGAGACCTGTGCTGGCACATAGTGGGCCTCTGTGtctgtgtttttatttttggGGGGCGTTTTTCCTATGGATTTGACCTCCCTGAAAGTGAGTCGAGAGCTGATGCCTGTTCCCCTTGCAATTCTGCTCTggaaaagactttttaaaaaaaggtataaAGCCTTGTCTGCACAGATTATTGCAGAATGAATTGGTAGAGTCTGGAGGTGGAAAagtggactgtaccacttcagatacgttctgaataaaactttgttggtcttaaaggtgcacttgacctACTTTGTACCACTTCAGGCCGCACTTTCTGCTTGATGTGCTGCTTTTCTATATAAGGAATCTCTCCTCCCCTGCGATGAGTGAACATTCAGAAGTGATGTCCTTCCCCTATAGTGTGAAGTGGTATAGCCCTCCATTTCAACTTACTGCCACCTCCAGACTTTACCACCACGTGAGACTTTTTGACATGAAGTTATTGTGTGGTTTGGGTGCTGAATGCCTGTGTTTTTCCGTTATGCTGCTTGCATTTCCGTTTGATGTCTTTTCTTGTCGCTTTCTTAAATCTGATCAAAAGTGGCTTCAGAAATTGTGGAGAACTGAGGAGAAAAACACTGAAAGATAACCAATGGCAAACGaggaagcatgggggggggaaccagctGCATTTCTGCCCCCAAACTGTGGGGAAACCTCCCTTTACAAAGGCCCACACATCGATTTCACGCTcacccttatgccgctctcacgtccgtcttctcagcatggcgtcctcccaatttcccactatttgcgctggggttgcagcaaacattgtgggttttgcgcagcaaatggaaaccgctaaaaaccagtttcctttTGCTGCGCGAAAACTGCAACGTTTGCTGTAGCCccggcgcaaatagtgggaaattgggaggacaccgtgctgagaagacggacgtgagagtggcataaggtgagtgcgaaatcggccacAGAGTTTTCCTCCTGCCTTAATTTTCTTTTGGGGGTGAGGGAACATCCATTCCATAGAATGTTGTCCTCTAATTGTCTGCTTCCCAGGTTCCCCCATCCCTCGTATGTTGTATCTCAGGAGACTGCAACATTGTGCCCCGTGGGTGCCATGATGCCACCAACGCCGCCCACAGTGTTATTTCAGAAAGTGACTGGAGCCATgtggcttctgattggcctctggagatctgattggttgtgca is a window of Heteronotia binoei isolate CCM8104 ecotype False Entrance Well chromosome 12, APGP_CSIRO_Hbin_v1, whole genome shotgun sequence DNA encoding:
- the ST6GALNAC4 gene encoding alpha-N-acetyl-neuraminyl-2,3-beta-galactosyl-1,3-N-acetyl-galactosaminide alpha-2,6-sialyltransferase, with translation MWVFLRLFLTLIVLCTCSCLYFLLCPRFCVPLCWLSCQRSEEQDRRLPSVSGAIRFEGYISVPDGKPLVRTPCRQCAVVSSSGQMLGSHSGKEIDDKECVLRMNQAPTQGYEDDVGARSTIRMVSHTSVPLLLRNQSYFFRQARDTIYIIWGPTKLMNREKVGMVYRTLLKVKEMYPSLHLYTLTERMMTHCDDLFQVETGKDRMKSGSYLSTGWFTMVLAMEMCEQIFVFGMVNETYCRDKSQPPVPYHYFEKGKLDECRMYLAHERAPRGGHRFITEKAVFSRWAKKRNIIFSHPSWLGG